The genomic window GCTTTCCTCACAACTTCAGTATCTATAGGATCTTTTGAGAAGAATTTCTCGATCAAAGTATTTTTTCCATTCATCTGAAGCTTCAGCGACAATAGTTTGCTTAGACCCCAGGGTTCTTCTCATTTGTCTAGCACAAAGATCACGAATTGTGGAATTCTACATCTTGTTGGTGATGGCTGAAATTTGGTTATTGGATGAAGACGTCATTTTTTTAGAATATATAATCAGGTTCTTCGAGAAAAAAGAATAGAGTTTTGCCTCAACTGATGGTTCTCTTTTAATACTTAAAAAAatagatatatttttattataacTGCATATCTTACTGTTATCAATGGAGAATAATAGAAAAACAGACATGGACTTAgtataatatctttccttaaccggTTGCATGGTCAACTGCGTGAAAGACGGAAGACATCTAATTTGAATGAGTTTTCTCCTCGTCGTGAAAAGAGGTAAGTtggaaaattcaaaattcaaattttgagctTGATAATGGTGGATCGGCCGAACCGAGTTGAACTGAACATGATTACTAGAACCCACACGATCATACACATAATTAGGTTGATTTGAGTACTGTAACATACTGTTGAAGACCATCTTGAGATTGATGGATTACAAAACTGCTGTCGAAACCGATAATACTATAATAGATTGTAACAATAAAGTTAGTAGAAGGAGCATATAGAACCAAGAGGATCCATACTGGATGTTTTCGATGATAAAACAAGAGATCCTGCAGAAAAAGAATTAGTAATCCATGAAACTAATCAGAGACACCAAAACGATAATATTAAACTAAAGACTAAAAAgctaaacaaaaagaaaaaaactaaagaaaTCTTAGCACAAAAACTAGAAAAAAAACTTGAAGTATTATAGAGAACAATCCATCAACAGATGGGAAAGACAAATGAACAGAAAAACTAGAAGAAAATGGTAGAATTAGATCATGAGATGATTAAACCGTCCAAGAATATAATTATGAACTCACTTTATGGAGGAAAATGAATCAGCAAGAACCAAAAATTTAAGCCCCCTGTATCCTAATTCCAGGTTCATAACTTGTTGTCACGTCCAAAAAAATAttacctccgtcccactattccGAGTATCATTATTTGATTACATCTGGGTCTAATTTGATAATGAAAGATGGTTAAACTTGTGGACTACACGCAAATGAGCGTTCACACCGAATAATTTGGTCAAACAAGTTAGCATTTGCATGGGTGGATATCCATACTTTGTGAACTTCTTTAACTAAACAAATTACATACTACTATAATTTGGTCAAAATATATCCATATTTTGTTAACATCGCATTCCATAGTTAATGAATATTAACAAAATAGTTGGAACTTTCAATGGGAGGTTTGGACAACGGAAGAACTAGAAAATCTTCGAAAAATCAAAGCCAAAAGCAACCTTGTTAGAACGAAAGGAATTGTACTGTATTGAATTGAAACCATAAGTTTGTTTCAACTGATGGAATGGTTGATCACCTAACTTTCTTTGTGCCTTCTAGATTGAGAGCCACTCAGTCACTCATAGTGCTCATGCAATGCTATGGATGGACATGCATTTAGATTGCTAGATGAACATGCAATTGCCCAACGTGATTCTTGCATTCCTTTTTCTTCATatcattttttagggtttcatcAACAATGACGTTTTCGTTCTCAATACATCCAACAGTGCATGTCTGTTACCCCAAATTCCTTCAAACcacttcttattttcttttatttttattttcagtgCAAAGTTCAGTATAAGGCTCATCACTAGAAAGAGATTCTTTTTGTTAAACTAACCTCATCCAAGTAGAGTGAATCTATCTATAATCCAAACAAACACAACTTAGTTCAAGTCGACGGATGATAGATAATCGacggatttttcatttttttttttttttttgttaaactaACTTCATCCAAATGACTCAATGAAGCATAGCAGTGTTATCTTAATGCAGTAAAAATAATCACTTTTTATGAGATAAAATGTTCCTTGGTTGCGTTTATGACACCTTGATTATACACCGGGTTTAAGGTTGACCTTGCAACTTTACAAGTGGAGTCTACTACGCGTATTCCCTCAACAACTACCACCAACTCTTCACTAATCTAAAAGTAAGAAAAGttagactcaagtctattttACTCTCGGCTAAAGATGGCAATTAGGTAAGGGCATTTCATCTTTGACTTGTTTTCTACCTGATGATTGTTATGCTCAATTGCGCCTTCTTTCTCCCTTTCAATAGAGCAACTTCTATCGGACAGTCATGATATAGATTTTGGATTACCAACAACTTGTATCGGACAGTCATGATATAGATTTTGGATTACCAAATAAATTTGTGGTTACAATGGGACGAAGGGAGTAATGCAGGTTCCGGATAATCAGAAGATTTTGGTCTCGTGGCAATTACCCGAGACATGGTGTCAAAGAATACAAACAATAGTTTGGCATATTTCAAACAGAAGTGACAAgactaaacaacaacaaaaactaaCTTAAGTAATATAAACCAATCTATTAACGAACCAATTGAATTTTAGCAATTATGTATTGGAAGGCCATTTACACATGATGGTGAATGGTTGATCTTTGAGTTCATAATAATCCCCCTGCCCAAATCCGGAGTCTGTTCTCCAATACTTGAATGTTGTATTCTGGTTGAATTCTTACTTGAATAGTATGAGCAACTTTGGATTCAGTTCTATATTGATTCTCAAACACTATATCGAGGTTTTATAATGCAAGCAATTTATAAACAACTGGCAACACCAAACGAAAACAACTACCTAATTTAAGTAATAAACTAATCTACTAACGAACCAATTGAATTATGGATTGAAGGTCCATTTACACGTGATGGGCTGATGGCGAAAAGTTTATCCATAAGCTCATAATAATCCTCCTGCCCACATCCGGAGCCTGTTCTCCAATACTTGAATGTTGTATTCTGGTTGAACCCTTACTTGAATAGTATGAGCAACTACTGATTCAGTTCTATATTGATTCTCAAACACTATATCGAGGTTTTCTTCTTCAAGAATTCTGAATAGAAATGAAGTTAATGCAACCTTCTTGAGAACGGTAGTATTGATAAGTATCAAGTCTTCTATTTTACTTATCTTGATCGATGGCACAAATGATTTAACTTCATCTCCATCTTTCTCGTAATCACTGTCGTAGTCAATTGAAGTATTTCctaaatcatcttcatcatcatcatcagtctttgtttcttcatcagaatccctcTCAGCTGATGGGATCTCACGAAGCTCCATATCCAGTTCTGTTGCTTCTTCATGCCTTCCTGATATCTGTACATATATATTAGGCAATGATCAGTTTTAAGTTATACGTACCACTAGAAAGCAAACTAATATGAAATGAGAACATTTTGTTCTTATCCAATATGAATAGCATAAGCAACAACATACTAGTGGTAGAAATATGTAACATACCTTTTCTTGAAAGGCTTGAGGAGGAGGCACCATAGATTTGAGCTTGGAGAAAAGAATGTATTCTTTAATTCGACGTTGAAGAAAAAGATTATTCTGAAGGATTTGTTGAAGGCCATTCCTATCGTTATTCTTCCTTATCGTTCCTGCTCTTACTACAAGGTTACTGATGGGTTGTGGATTGTTTGTTCTAgctgttgttgtggtggtggacgAGGACGGTGAGCTCGACGAGACTACAGTATTATTCTTCTGGTCTTTCATTTTCTTGCTTTCTTTCTTCCTTTCAATATGTTTTCTATAGAGGAGGGATAATAGCTAGGTAGAGATTGAGTTGAGATGTTAGGAGATGAGATTTTgtgtatatatatagagagagataaGCTAGCCTAGGGTAATGAATGGATGTAAGTGTAAGTATACTGCTTGGCAAAATACATAGAGGAGTGAACCCACGAGGTTCTCGAGGGCAACCTATAGTAATATCCGGCCCTGTACTGTATTTATCAGTGCCCTTCAACTTGTTTGGGATTATTAGGAAATTCTTGAACAAGTCAGGTATGACAACAGTGCCTACTTTTTCTATTATGGGAAAATGACGAGATGTAAAACTAGCATCTTCTCAAGTCGCTGTTCATCTAGAATCCTTATGACACTACCATTACAGAGTTTTCTTTTGGCTCTATTTACCATTCATTCTTTTTCGAATATATGTTGAAAAAATATGAGGCTCATATGAGTGAGCATTTTGTACGATTGACACTGATTCTGAGGCTTTGTTTGGCCTCGCTGCCCAGTTCTGCCTTTACTACCTCATCTTGGATAAGACGAGGATATTATTTTCACAAAAAGGGTGCAATATGTGCAACCCTGTTAAAGGATGCATGGTGTTGTTACCCTGCGAAGGCTACTTTATGTGCCGGTCGAGAAAAATCACATTGGCATGCAAATTGTACCCGAAAAGAGAGTATTAAAACATAAAGGTGTTGATGATGGGAGTTATCAAAtcgttttctaaaaaaaatagttaactgaggtAGGTGAATCCATCAAAAAGTGAGGGTATAGCCAGCACCTAGATAGGTTCCAGTAAAAAGGGTTGGAACTTTACAGGGGAGAGGTGTCATGTTGATGAAAAAAGATCTTTGGGCAATAACAAATTTGCttagatatttttcttttcttttttgagctTCTTTTTTTGAGTACATATCCTTTAGATAGCTTTCCGTTTCCCTGCTGAGATCCTTTTCGATCCCTCGTATTATCAAATATAAACAACTGAATCGATAAGAGGAAGAAAATTATCTAAAGCACTTTAGTAGTAGTATGATTAGTCTTATCTTAATCTTCGGTTGAGGAGTTAATTTACAATTTCTTTCGAAAGTAGTAATTTTTTAAAGCTAATAAAATTCACGTTTTTCGTTCCTTGATTACTATGGATTTAAAGCTGACCTTGCAATTGGGTCTGTTTGATAACGAGAGATGGTGAAATTTCTGTATTACACGCAAATGAGCGTTCACACTCAATAGCATTTGCATGGGTTGGACTTCAACACCAACTGTCTGCATCCGCTAGTCACCTTTACAAAGTCCGGTTGCAAAAAAGGTATTGTCAATTTATGCACCATGCATAGACCAATGCATTGaacacaacaaaaagaaaaaatacatacgaATCGAGCTACCAATTTACTTCTAAATGTACCAATCCGTGGTAAATAATATTTTGTATTTTGTGGATTTTGGTACTCCAATAAATAGCCCTAGCATCCATTTAGTTTTGGAGTTTGGTATATTATTTCAGTTGTCGTGGCCTTCGGGTCTTTTTGACCCAGAGTTGGGTGCCTGTGTAGGAGGTCAACTGTGTTTTTTTGGCAAATGTTACTCCGGAGTCCGGACTTATAAATTCAACATCCACTCGTACAAGTTAtcctgttgttttttttttttttttggaaaacacaTTTCAATTCATTAATTCAAACTAAAATAGTAattacatgattgcttacaagattatcaaaaataccaaaatacaagataatcaaaactcaaatacaaatGGTGACACCAATTGCAAatacatcgcgaagagaaagagccatgtACCGCAAAGATTTCGAATTTTTGTACCAGTAGTATTGACGAATGATGGTGTGAACCGGAACCAACTCCGACCATTTGAAATAATTATCTTCTTCAAAAAGAGATGCTCCAAATAAATAGAGTAATTTGTCCAAAATCTTGTAGTTCCAAACGAATCCGGATGCCCTAAACCcctcttgttgaagatgaatccaaagCGAATCCGAGCAGAAtcattgatgttcttgatgaatcgAGAATATCAAGCCGAGAAACACTATGGAGATTTGAGAGAATCGCTATTAGAGCGAAGAGAAAATCGTCCTAAAGACGAAGAGAATATCGCCCAAATATCGAAGAAATGTGTCCATagacaccaaaaacaacaaaacaaaacctAAACCTACAAATTACACTACTTTTATTCATGAAAAACAGAAAATTCGTGCTCAAATCTAGCCCAAAAAGACTAAatctgagcaagaagaagaagttataaaaaaaaattctcctagGATGGAGAGGAGAGAAGAAGTTTTTTTTACGTAATTATCCTGATTTTATTAACATCCCACTGCATGATTAgtgaataataaaaaaatagataGGAACTTTCAGTGGGAAGTTTGGTCAGTGAGGactaaaaaatctttgaaaagtcAACCTTGTCAGAATGAAAAGAATTGTACTGTACTGTATTGAATTGAAACCATAATTTTGTTCCAACTGTTCTAGAATGAAAAGAATTGAATTGAATTGTAACCATAATTTTGTAACGCCTGTACTTCTAGAAAGAAAAGAATTGAATTGAAATCATAAGTTTGTTTCAACTAATGGAATGGTTGATCACCTAACTTTCTTTGTACCTTCTACACTGAGAGCCACTCAGTCACTCAATAGTGCGCATGCGGCATGCTATATATAGATGTGCACTTAGATTGTTGCTGGCTATCAAAAAAGAAAGGTGAAAGTTTAGATGAACATGCAATTGCCCAACGTGCTTCTtgcatttctttttcttcatgtCATTTTTTAAGTTCCATCAGCAATGACGTTTTCATTCTCATTACATCCAACATTGCATGTCTGTTGCGCCAAATCCCTTCAAAccactttttattttattttattttttttatttatagtgCAAAGTTCAATTTAGGGCTCATAACTAGAACGGAAAATggttcatttgtccaaatatttttaaatcacggttcaaatggacgagtaaaaaatagtttgggtgaaatggcaaaaaaaatagtaaggatgaaattcctagcttaaatttaaaaaatagcaagaatgaaactggatacatatgtgtaaattaaaaataagaaaaaatatttgaaaatgggcacgatgaaactggttacatcttgcctatttttacatttttgtccatttaaacagtatcaaaatctaactgtccatttcacccaagaattgttgattttggtcttttaaccaattttgtgtaactagaaagagattttttatttttatttttttctgttaAACTAACTTCATACGGGTAGTGTGTGTCTACAATCCAAACAAACACAAGTAGTATATAAGTGGCCTTCGATTATTAAATGATTAAAGAAACAACGGCCCTTTAAAAGTTTGTTTGGCTTTCTAATTTTTCCCACAAGCACCTAAACCATTGTTAAGCCACGTGAAGAGAGGCAGCCTCCTCAGCCAGGCCATATCAATATATCGTTATCCATATATATACATGCCTATCCATCAGGTAGTACATACGGGTTTTTCGAGCCTCAAGGCTTTTTTGGGTGTAAGATTTATCATTTTCAAAAAGGTTCATAATCCCTGTGTTTACGGGTTTTAAGGAATTTGTGAGAGTGTTTTTTCCGAAACTATTACTTCATCGTATGATGGACAATAAAATTTTTGGGGTACATGATTGATAAACAGTTGTCACTTTTTTGGGGAGATACTCTCTGTtctcttagagcgtccacagtgatgcgagtataactaaagatcaaagactaaaaaaaaagaccaaatttgggtttagtccgtcatgtggcgtagtgggaaaagagtatatttggtcgcgcgttgataaacattacgcctggga from Papaver somniferum cultivar HN1 unplaced genomic scaffold, ASM357369v1 unplaced-scaffold_19, whole genome shotgun sequence includes these protein-coding regions:
- the LOC113338646 gene encoding uncharacterized protein LOC113338646; amino-acid sequence: MKDQKNNTVVSSSSPSSSTTTTTARTNNPQPISNLVVRAGTIRKNNDRNGLQQILQNNLFLQRRIKEYILFSKLKSMVPPPQAFQEKISGRHEEATELDMELREIPSAERDSDEETKTDDDDEDDLGNTSIDYDSDYEKDGDEVKSFVPSIKISKIEDLILINTTVLKKVALTSFLFRILEEENLDIVFENQYRTESVVAHTIQVRVQPEYNIQVLENRLRMWAGGLL